From the genome of Rhodohalobacter sp. SW132:
AATGAAATCTAAAACCAAAATATTTAAATTAACTAAGAGCCTGAGTTCGATTCTTAAAAATTGACTTCTAAAGTCTCCCCTGAGGCTGTCCAAAAAGGGCGAAAAAGAAGATCATTCGTCCTCAATTTAGTCATGCCGGACTCCGATCCGGCATCTCCTGCCCATATTAGAGATGGGAGATCCCGCATCAAGTGCGGGATGACCTTATGATCACATATTATCAGGTCCTTTAAATCAAATTAACTATCAATCCGATTAAACCACATCATGCAAAAAATAGCTATTCTTCTCGCTGCACTCACTCTTTTATGTACCACACAAATAGCGTGCGCACAGCAAAACGATTCCTGGATTACGTTTGAACCGGATGATGGAAATGGAAAGCACATTGTGCTGGTAAGCGGTGATGATGAATATCGTTCAGAGGAGGTTCTGCCGATGCTGGCGAAAATACTGACTGAACATCACGGGTTTAAAACCACCGTTCTTTTTGCGATCGATCCGGAGACCGGAGAGATCAAACCGGATCATCAAACCAACATACCGGGCCTGGAGCATCTGCAATCGGCGGATTTGATGATTCTATTCACGCGGTTCAGGGAGCTCCCGGATGATCAGATGATCTATTTCGAAGAGTATCTCCGGGAAGGGAAACCGATTGTGGCGATGCGCACATCAACCCACGCTTTCCGCTTTGAGCGCAACCCGGATAGCCGCTTTGCGAAGTATTCTACCTGGAGTGATACGGAAGGATGGGAAGGAGGTTTTGGCCGGCAGATACTGGGTGAAACATGGATAAATCACCATGGGGATCACGGTTCGGAAGGTACGCGAGGTTTGCTTGACGGACGGAAAGTGAATGC
Proteins encoded in this window:
- a CDS encoding ThuA domain-containing protein — protein: MQKIAILLAALTLLCTTQIACAQQNDSWITFEPDDGNGKHIVLVSGDDEYRSEEVLPMLAKILTEHHGFKTTVLFAIDPETGEIKPDHQTNIPGLEHLQSADLMILFTRFRELPDDQMIYFEEYLREGKPIVAMRTSTHAFRFERNPDSRFAKYSTWSDTEGWEGGFGRQILGETWINHHGDHGSEGTRGLLDGRKVNADHPILHGVSDIWTPTNVYEVGELEGENEILIWGQSTSEKTADSPVNWEKPVMPVAWTREYSVENGAAGKVFTTTMGSAVDFENEDLRRLIVNAGYWALEMADDLPEDVNVDIIGEYNPTMYGFDDFIEGLRPSDYK